The proteins below are encoded in one region of Malaclemys terrapin pileata isolate rMalTer1 chromosome 8, rMalTer1.hap1, whole genome shotgun sequence:
- the SPARC gene encoding SPARC isoform X1: MRVWIFFLICLAGKALAAPQEALPDEIEVVEDPTTVEPVGVNPVQVEVGEFEEPTEDVEEIVAENPCQNHHCKHGKICEVDDNNTPMCVCQDPSTCPPSVGLFEKVCGTDNKTYDSSCHFFATKCTLEGTKKGHKLHLDYIGPCKYIPPCLDTELTEFPLRMRDWLKNVLVTLYERDEDNNLLTEKQKLKVKKIHENEKRLEAGEHTVELLARDFEKNYNMYIFPVHWQFGQLDQHPIDGYLSHTELAPLRAPLIPMEHCTTRFFEECDLDNDKYIALEEWGSCFGIKEKDIDKDLVI; this comes from the exons CAGGAAGCCCTGCCAGACGAGATTGAAGTAGTGGAGGATCCTACAACCGTG GAGCCTGTCGGAGTCAATCCCGTCCAGGTGGAGGTCGGGGAGTTCGAGGAGCCCACCGAGGACGTGGAGGAGATCGTGGCTGAGA ATCCCTGCCAGAACCATCACTGCAAGCACGGCAAAATCTGTGAGGTGGACGATAACAACACCCCCATGTGTGTGTGCCaagacccctccacctgcccacccAGCGTTGGCCTGTTCGAGAAG GTGTGTGGCACTGACAACAAGACCTATGACTCCTCCTGCCACTTCTTTGCCACCAAGTGCACCCTGGAGGGCACCAAGAAGGGACACAAGCTCCACCTGGACTACATCGGGCCCTGCAAAT ACATTCCTCCCTGCCTGGACACGGAGCTGACCGAGTTCCCCCTGCGCATGCGCGACTGGCTCAAGAACGTGCTGGTCACCCTGTACGAGCGGGACGAGGACAACAACCTGCTGACGGAGAAGCAGAAGCTCAAG GTGAAGAAGATTCACGAGAACGAGAAGCGTCTGGAAGCCGGCGAGCACACTGTGGAGCTGCTGGCCCGGGACTTTGAGAAGAACTACAACATGTACATCTTCCCCGTGCACTGGcaattcggccagctggaccagCATCCGATTGATGG GTACCTGTCCCACACCGAGCTGGCCCCACTCCGAGCTCCCCTCATCCCCATGGAGCACTGCACCACCCGCTTCTTCGAAGAGTGCGACCTGGACAATGACAAGTACATCGCCCTGGAGGAATGGGGCAGCTGCTTCGGCATCAAGGAGA AGGACATTGACAAGGACCTCGTGATCTAA
- the SPARC gene encoding SPARC isoform X2: MRVWIFFLICLAGKALAAPEALPDEIEVVEDPTTVEPVGVNPVQVEVGEFEEPTEDVEEIVAENPCQNHHCKHGKICEVDDNNTPMCVCQDPSTCPPSVGLFEKVCGTDNKTYDSSCHFFATKCTLEGTKKGHKLHLDYIGPCKYIPPCLDTELTEFPLRMRDWLKNVLVTLYERDEDNNLLTEKQKLKVKKIHENEKRLEAGEHTVELLARDFEKNYNMYIFPVHWQFGQLDQHPIDGYLSHTELAPLRAPLIPMEHCTTRFFEECDLDNDKYIALEEWGSCFGIKEKDIDKDLVI; encoded by the exons GAAGCCCTGCCAGACGAGATTGAAGTAGTGGAGGATCCTACAACCGTG GAGCCTGTCGGAGTCAATCCCGTCCAGGTGGAGGTCGGGGAGTTCGAGGAGCCCACCGAGGACGTGGAGGAGATCGTGGCTGAGA ATCCCTGCCAGAACCATCACTGCAAGCACGGCAAAATCTGTGAGGTGGACGATAACAACACCCCCATGTGTGTGTGCCaagacccctccacctgcccacccAGCGTTGGCCTGTTCGAGAAG GTGTGTGGCACTGACAACAAGACCTATGACTCCTCCTGCCACTTCTTTGCCACCAAGTGCACCCTGGAGGGCACCAAGAAGGGACACAAGCTCCACCTGGACTACATCGGGCCCTGCAAAT ACATTCCTCCCTGCCTGGACACGGAGCTGACCGAGTTCCCCCTGCGCATGCGCGACTGGCTCAAGAACGTGCTGGTCACCCTGTACGAGCGGGACGAGGACAACAACCTGCTGACGGAGAAGCAGAAGCTCAAG GTGAAGAAGATTCACGAGAACGAGAAGCGTCTGGAAGCCGGCGAGCACACTGTGGAGCTGCTGGCCCGGGACTTTGAGAAGAACTACAACATGTACATCTTCCCCGTGCACTGGcaattcggccagctggaccagCATCCGATTGATGG GTACCTGTCCCACACCGAGCTGGCCCCACTCCGAGCTCCCCTCATCCCCATGGAGCACTGCACCACCCGCTTCTTCGAAGAGTGCGACCTGGACAATGACAAGTACATCGCCCTGGAGGAATGGGGCAGCTGCTTCGGCATCAAGGAGA AGGACATTGACAAGGACCTCGTGATCTAA